Proteins from a genomic interval of Sandaracinaceae bacterium:
- a CDS encoding alpha/beta fold hydrolase has protein sequence MSTSVAPPPLVHLGRSAGATPSRPRHAASTRHEQRDVTVHGMRLRYIDVAPSGHEDDEPILLIHGHSSRLEEYEALIPHLGARRRVLIPDLPGSGYSDKPDRAYDLALFEDALLGFLDALGVQRAHLGGGSLGGNLVLRLGHREPERFDRLAAWAPAGSWDPMRRWAIFGRVMKRLPFMFWPCLWVQSRFWYRRDWEGRDAALREVWAYYREVYGAGFHRMYWEIGVDQAEQSLFDRAPDIHHPTWLAYGDQDKALDMDRGVQRLATLLPRVKLRVFEGARHSLANEVPEELGREVDAFLAEP, from the coding sequence ATGAGCACCAGCGTCGCCCCGCCCCCTCTCGTGCACCTCGGCCGGAGCGCGGGCGCGACGCCGTCCCGCCCGAGGCACGCCGCCTCCACCCGGCACGAGCAGCGCGACGTCACCGTGCACGGCATGCGGCTCCGCTACATCGACGTCGCGCCGAGCGGCCACGAGGACGACGAGCCCATCCTGCTCATCCACGGCCACAGCTCGCGGCTCGAGGAGTACGAGGCGCTCATCCCGCACCTCGGCGCGCGCCGCCGCGTGCTCATCCCGGATCTCCCGGGCAGCGGCTACAGCGACAAGCCCGACCGCGCCTACGACCTCGCGCTCTTCGAGGACGCGCTCCTCGGCTTCCTCGACGCGCTCGGCGTCCAGCGCGCCCACCTCGGCGGCGGCAGCCTCGGCGGCAACCTCGTGCTCCGACTCGGCCACCGCGAGCCCGAGCGCTTCGACCGCCTCGCCGCGTGGGCGCCGGCGGGCTCGTGGGACCCGATGCGTCGCTGGGCCATCTTCGGCCGCGTCATGAAGCGGCTGCCCTTCATGTTCTGGCCCTGCCTCTGGGTGCAGTCGCGCTTCTGGTACCGCCGCGACTGGGAGGGCCGCGACGCCGCCCTGCGCGAGGTCTGGGCCTACTACCGCGAGGTCTACGGCGCGGGCTTCCACCGCATGTACTGGGAGATCGGCGTCGACCAGGCCGAGCAGAGCCTCTTCGACCGCGCGCCCGACATCCACCACCCGACCTGGCTCGCGTACGGCGACCAGGACAAGGCGCTCGACATGGACCGCGGCGTCCAGCGCCTCGCCACCCTCCTGCCCCGCGTGAAGCTCCGCGTCTTCGAAGGCGCCCGCCACTCCCTCGCCAACGAGGTCCCCGAGGAGCTCGGCCGCGAGGTCGACGCCTTCCTCGCCGAGCCGTAG
- a CDS encoding catalase has product MADDNRKPTTTDAGIPVPSDEHSLTVGPDGPILLHDHYLIEQMASFNRERIPERQPHAKGSGAFGHFQVTQDVSKYTKAAVFQPGTKTDTLMRFSTVAGERGSPDTWRDPRGFSIKFYTTEGNYDLVGNNTPVFFVRDPMKFQHFIRSQKRRADNGLRDHDMQWDFWTLSPESAHQVTWLMGDRGIPKTYRHMNGYSSHTYMWANAKGERFWVKYHFKTDQGVESLTQEEADRIAGEDSDYHRRDLFDSIAKGDHPSWTLKVQIMPFEDAATYRYNPFDLTKVWPHGDYPLHEVGKLTLDRNPTDFHTEIEQAAFEPNNLVPGVGVSPDKMLLARVFAYADAHRARLGVNYKQIPVNKPQCPVHSYTKDGAMRVENVSDPVYAPNSKGGPKADPERYPYVEKWNASGEFIRAAYTLREDDDDFGQPGTLVREVMNDAERERLVSNIAGHLSDGVSEPVLKRAFEYWRKVDEDLGARVEKAMK; this is encoded by the coding sequence ATGGCAGACGACAACCGCAAGCCCACCACGACCGACGCCGGGATCCCGGTGCCGAGCGACGAGCATTCGCTGACCGTCGGGCCCGACGGGCCGATCCTGCTCCACGACCACTACCTCATCGAGCAGATGGCGAGCTTCAACCGGGAGCGGATCCCGGAGCGGCAGCCGCACGCGAAGGGGAGCGGCGCGTTCGGGCACTTCCAGGTCACCCAGGACGTCAGCAAGTACACGAAGGCGGCCGTCTTCCAGCCGGGGACGAAGACCGACACCCTCATGCGCTTCTCCACCGTGGCGGGCGAGCGAGGCAGCCCCGACACGTGGCGCGACCCGCGCGGCTTCTCCATCAAGTTCTACACGACCGAGGGCAACTACGACCTCGTCGGCAACAACACCCCGGTCTTCTTCGTGCGCGACCCGATGAAGTTCCAGCACTTCATCCGCTCGCAGAAGCGCCGGGCGGACAACGGCCTGCGCGACCACGACATGCAGTGGGACTTCTGGACCCTCTCTCCCGAGTCGGCGCACCAGGTCACCTGGCTGATGGGTGACCGCGGCATCCCGAAGACCTACCGCCACATGAACGGCTACTCGAGCCACACGTACATGTGGGCCAACGCGAAGGGCGAGCGCTTCTGGGTGAAGTACCACTTCAAGACCGACCAGGGCGTCGAGTCCCTGACCCAGGAGGAGGCGGACCGCATCGCGGGCGAGGACTCCGACTACCACCGCCGTGACCTCTTCGACTCGATCGCGAAGGGCGACCACCCGAGCTGGACCCTGAAGGTGCAGATCATGCCCTTCGAGGACGCGGCGACCTACCGCTACAACCCCTTCGATCTGACCAAGGTCTGGCCGCACGGCGACTACCCGCTGCACGAGGTCGGCAAGCTCACGCTCGACCGCAACCCGACCGACTTCCACACCGAGATCGAGCAGGCCGCCTTCGAGCCCAACAACCTCGTGCCCGGCGTCGGCGTCAGCCCGGACAAGATGCTCCTCGCCCGCGTCTTCGCCTACGCGGACGCGCACCGCGCGCGCCTCGGCGTGAACTACAAGCAGATCCCCGTCAACAAGCCGCAGTGCCCCGTGCACAGCTACACCAAGGACGGGGCGATGCGCGTCGAGAACGTCTCGGACCCGGTCTACGCGCCGAACTCCAAGGGCGGCCCGAAGGCCGACCCGGAGCGCTACCCCTACGTCGAGAAGTGGAACGCGAGCGGCGAGTTCATCCGCGCCGCCTACACCCTTCGCGAGGACGACGACGACTTCGGCCAGCCCGGCACCCTCGTGCGCGAGGTCATGAACGACGCCGAGCGCGAGCGCCTCGTCTCCAACATCGCCGGCCACCTCTCGGACGGCGTCAGCGAGCCCGTCCTGAAGCGCGCCTTCGAGTACTGGCGCAAGGTCGACGAGGACCTCGGCGCCCGCGTCGAGAAGGCCATGAAGTAG
- a CDS encoding DUF2254 domain-containing protein translates to MGRILFLVRRLRERLWVKPLAFCLLAVLGVLAARAADSVAVLDALPDISAETIEKLLSIIAASMLAVATFAVASMISAYGSASSTATPRVFPLVVSDDVSQTALSSFIGAFIFSIVALIAVMTGFFGHAGRFIVFMLTLSAFAWVVLTFVRWVDSIARLGRLGATIAKAEAATERALVARRDDPCLGGRPLTEGMTFETPVYSDEIGYVQHIDMGLLQREAERRGCRIAVAAQPGRFNAPGRALAYVSETEEGAADDEGPLEITKAFTIGAARTFEADPRFGLIALSEIASRALSPAVNDPGTAIAVIGAQLRLLSCWVRVDPEATEPEVSHDRVFVAPLSLSSMLDDAFTAISRDGAGTVEVGIRLQKSFLSLSCLGHTALTRSARAHSKAHLARAERAMSHPADLAEISGWASRVQEPRSVGVDAFAEPPAG, encoded by the coding sequence ATGGGGCGCATCCTGTTCCTGGTCAGGCGGCTGAGGGAGCGGCTCTGGGTCAAGCCGCTCGCGTTCTGTCTCCTCGCCGTGCTCGGCGTGCTGGCCGCGCGCGCCGCGGACTCCGTGGCCGTGCTCGACGCGCTGCCGGACATCTCGGCAGAGACCATCGAGAAGCTCCTCTCCATCATCGCCGCGAGCATGCTGGCCGTCGCGACCTTCGCCGTGGCCTCGATGATCTCGGCCTACGGCTCGGCGAGCAGCACGGCCACGCCGCGGGTGTTCCCCCTCGTCGTGTCCGACGACGTCTCGCAGACGGCGCTGTCCAGCTTCATCGGCGCCTTCATCTTCAGCATCGTGGCCCTCATCGCGGTCATGACGGGGTTCTTCGGTCACGCGGGCCGCTTCATCGTCTTCATGCTCACGCTCAGCGCGTTCGCGTGGGTGGTGCTCACGTTCGTGCGCTGGGTCGACAGCATCGCGAGGCTCGGTCGGCTCGGCGCGACCATCGCCAAGGCGGAGGCGGCCACGGAGCGCGCGTTGGTCGCGCGGCGGGACGACCCATGCCTCGGGGGTCGCCCTCTCACCGAAGGCATGACCTTCGAGACCCCCGTCTACTCGGACGAGATCGGGTACGTGCAGCACATCGACATGGGGCTGCTGCAGCGAGAGGCGGAGCGTCGCGGGTGCCGGATCGCCGTGGCGGCTCAGCCGGGACGCTTCAACGCGCCGGGCCGCGCGCTCGCCTACGTCAGCGAGACCGAAGAGGGCGCGGCGGATGACGAAGGTCCGCTGGAGATCACCAAGGCCTTCACCATCGGCGCGGCGAGAACCTTCGAAGCCGACCCGCGCTTCGGGCTCATCGCCCTGTCGGAGATCGCCTCGCGCGCGCTCTCGCCTGCGGTGAACGATCCCGGCACCGCCATCGCCGTGATCGGAGCACAATTACGACTGCTGTCGTGCTGGGTGCGCGTCGATCCCGAGGCGACCGAACCGGAGGTCTCACACGACCGGGTGTTCGTCGCGCCGCTCTCGCTCTCCTCCATGCTGGACGACGCCTTCACCGCGATCAGCCGCGATGGAGCGGGGACCGTCGAGGTCGGGATCCGGCTACAGAAGAGCTTCCTGTCGCTGTCTTGCCTGGGACACACCGCGCTGACGCGCTCGGCGCGAGCTCATTCCAAGGCGCACCTCGCCCGGGCCGAGCGCGCGATGAGTCATCCGGCCGACCTCGCCGAGATCAGCGGGTGGGCGTCCCGGGTGCAGGAACCGCGCTCGGTCGGTGTGGACGCCTTCGCCGAGCCACCCGCGGGCTGA
- a CDS encoding DsbA family protein, giving the protein MAELGRRHLFYGDLNCPFCFAQNERLERLGAHHLVEWRGIEHLPRQPVPPVDDPAERRSIAGELTRLRLKAPDVEVRDPRIRPNTHLATAAVAVAAERDGLAAARLRTELYRALWQEGQDISSRAVVLQRIRAAGLGALDLDAGSAAVRRCTEEWERGAFERRLPAIVSRSGDVLLGLATEDSLRSFIWMQPAQADPLATCATDDPKR; this is encoded by the coding sequence ATGGCGGAGCTCGGCCGACGTCACCTCTTCTACGGGGACCTCAACTGCCCCTTCTGCTTCGCGCAGAACGAGCGGCTCGAGCGACTCGGCGCGCACCACCTGGTCGAGTGGCGTGGGATCGAGCACCTCCCGCGGCAGCCCGTCCCACCGGTCGACGACCCGGCCGAGCGCCGGTCGATCGCCGGCGAGCTGACGCGCCTCCGCCTCAAGGCTCCCGACGTGGAAGTGCGGGACCCCCGGATCCGCCCCAACACGCACCTGGCCACCGCGGCCGTGGCTGTGGCCGCGGAGCGCGACGGACTCGCCGCGGCGCGGCTGCGCACGGAGCTCTACCGGGCCCTCTGGCAGGAGGGTCAGGACATCTCCTCGCGCGCCGTCGTCCTGCAGCGGATCCGAGCCGCCGGGCTGGGCGCGCTGGACCTCGACGCGGGCTCCGCCGCCGTCCGCCGCTGCACCGAGGAGTGGGAGCGAGGCGCCTTCGAGCGTCGCCTGCCGGCCATCGTCTCTCGCTCGGGTGACGTCCTGCTCGGCCTCGCCACCGAGGACTCGCTCCGGAGCTTCATCTGGATGCAGCCAGCGCAGGCCGACCCCCTCGCCACCTGCGCGACCGACGACCCGAAGCGCTGA